The DNA segment TGAAATGATGGGTGTAACTTTGGTAGATGTCATCACAAAAGTCAATGACGAGGTTGTTGCAAAATCTCAGATGAAGACTGTAGTCATGTAATATTTGAATTAAAAATTTCGTGATCTTGGCTAAGTAAAATCGAAGATTTGTGGTAGTCAAACGACTCGCGAACTTAAAATATATCATTTAATGGAAATCAAGGAAGAAAACATCATCAACATCCACAATTTTCTCCCGCATCGCGACCCGATGCTGATGGCAGACTATATCATGGAACTGACTAAAGAAAAAGTGGTAACTTCCTTTGAGATTCAGCAAAACAATATTTTTGTACACAATAACGAATTTGCTGAAGCCGGCCTTATTGAAAATCTTGCACAAACCTGTTCTTCAATTCTGGGACAAAGTTTTTTTGAGAATCCTGACACAGATACCAAAGTGATTGGCTTTATTACCTCCATCAAAAAAATAGAAGTGCATGCACTCCCAAAAGTAGGTGATAAAATTATTTCCAGAGCCTCGCTCATTTCACAATTCGGGAATATATGCAATATCTTTTGCGAAACTTTTCATAATGACCAGCTTTTGATCAGAGCTGAAATCAATTTGTTTATTCAAGAAGTAAAAAGCTAAAGCCCATGAAAAAGCAAGACCTTCCGCAAGACGAAAGCAATCTTAAATCCGCAAACATGACCGAAGTTCTGTATGTTACGGATGAAAATGACAATTATACCACCGCCAACAGCATTGGCTGGGATGCCAAAAAAGCGGCGCTGGAAGAATCCATGGAACTCATCCATGAAAGAATTGAAGAAGCAAAGCAAAACGTAGCCAATAATATCGTAAGTCCTATTGTCTATTTCATGGAGCTCAATAAAATGGATCTTCAGGTGTTGGCAGCCTACGTAGGAATGTGGCAGTGGCGGGTAAAAAGACACGGAAAACCAAAAATATTTAAAACACTAAGCGACTCTGTACTGAAAAAATATGCTGATACATTCGGTATTACGGTAGACGAACTGAAAAATTTCAACGGTAAGTAAATTATCGTTGAAAAGTAATAAACCAAGCTAAGAATGAAAATTAATTTTGAACACCATCAGACTGCGCATTGCGAAAACGGTGTTGCTTCCAATTTATTATTAAACAAAGGGTTAAAACTAAGCGAGCCCATGATCTTCGGAATCGGTTCCGGATTATTTTTTGTTTACCTCCCTTTTTTAAAAGTAAATTTTGCGCCCGGTTTCAGCTACCGTCCGATGCCGGGAGCCATTTTCAGCAAAGCCGCAAAAAGACTGGGAATTAAAATTAAAAGGCTTAAATTTTCTAATCCTCAGGAAGCTCAGAAAGCCCTTGAAAAAAACCTTGAAAATAATATTCCTACCGGCCTTCAGGTAGGTGTTTTCAACCTTACCTATTTTCCTGAAGAGTATAAATTCCATTTCAATGCGCACAATCTTGTAGTGTACGGAAAAGAAGACGGGAAATTTCTTATCAGTGATCCCGTAATGGATTATGTAACCACCCTCAGCGAAACCGAGCTGGAAAAGGTGAGATATGCCAAAGGAGCACTTCCTCCGAAAGGACACATGTACTACCCTACTTATATTCCGGAAAACATTCATCTGGAAGAGGCTATTAAAAAAGGAATTAAAGATACCTGCAAAAATATGCTTGCTCCTGTTCCTATTGTCGGGGTAAAAGCGATAAGATGGGTCGCCAGAAGCATTCCGAAATGGGCTGAAAAAAAAGG comes from the Chryseobacterium nepalense genome and includes:
- a CDS encoding ABC transporter permease, with translation MEIKEENIINIHNFLPHRDPMLMADYIMELTKEKVVTSFEIQQNNIFVHNNEFAEAGLIENLAQTCSSILGQSFFENPDTDTKVIGFITSIKKIEVHALPKVGDKIISRASLISQFGNICNIFCETFHNDQLLIRAEINLFIQEVKS
- a CDS encoding BtrH N-terminal domain-containing protein, producing the protein MKINFEHHQTAHCENGVASNLLLNKGLKLSEPMIFGIGSGLFFVYLPFLKVNFAPGFSYRPMPGAIFSKAAKRLGIKIKRLKFSNPQEAQKALEKNLENNIPTGLQVGVFNLTYFPEEYKFHFNAHNLVVYGKEDGKFLISDPVMDYVTTLSETELEKVRYAKGALPPKGHMYYPTYIPENIHLEEAIKKGIKDTCKNMLAPVPIVGVKAIRWVARSIPKWAEKKGTKTTNHYLGQLIRMQEEIGTGGGGFRFIYGAFLQEAAVILKNDELKELSKEITMIGDLWRDFAVDIARVYKNRNSKSDIYNNLSKSMLHIADLEEAFYKKLRKAI